Proteins co-encoded in one Octopus sinensis unplaced genomic scaffold, ASM634580v1 Contig11541, whole genome shotgun sequence genomic window:
- the LOC115228974 gene encoding uncharacterized protein LOC115228974 encodes MTVDHLATKCGSMLYHNYEWSHNEVARSLHLLLCNKYDLTQSRKLQTHRIQSVRENSNVCIKVVYDKVAEAIVIVKVCIMYLDRLKTVEVEKRKNYDLLPNEL; translated from the coding sequence ATGACCGTTGACCATTTAGCCACGAAGTGTGGGAGTATGCTTTACCATAATTATGAATGGAGCCATAACGAGGTGGCGAGGTCTCTTCATCTTTTGTTATGCAATAAGTATGACTTGACGCAGTCCAGAAAGTTGCAAACTCATCGAATTCAATCGGTGCGTGAGAATTCAAACGTGTGCATTAAGGTGGTCTACGATAAAGTTGCCGAGGCGATCGTTATCGTGAAAGTATGCATCATGTACCTAGATCGTTTGAAGACTGTGGAAGTGGAGAAGCGGAAGAACTATGACCTTCTTCCAAACGAGCTATGA